In one Notolabrus celidotus isolate fNotCel1 chromosome 1, fNotCel1.pri, whole genome shotgun sequence genomic region, the following are encoded:
- the tusc2a gene encoding tumor suppressor 2, mitochondrial calcium regulator a, with protein sequence MGGSGSKAKGVWPFSGSGAGGDSPSDGNEQSVARLKGSRNATPFVFTRRSSLYYDEDGDLAHEFYEETVVTKNGRKKSKLKRIQKNLIPQGIVKLDHPCIHVDFPIVLCEV encoded by the exons ATGGGTGGAAGTGGATCCAAAGCCAAAGGGGTCTGGCCTTTCTCAGGCAGTGGAGCTGGAGGGGATTCACCTAGTGATGGGAACGAGCAGTCTGTAGCCCGCCTCAAAGGTTCCAGAAATGCAACCCCCTTTGTTTTTACCAGACGGAG cTCTTTGTACTATGACGAGGATGGGGACCTTGCTCACGAATTTTATGAAGAGACAGTGGTGACAAAAAATGGCAGAAAAAAGTCCAAGTTGAAGAGAATCCAGAAAAATCTGATCCCACAG ggcATTGTGAAGTTGGACCATCCCTGTATTCATGTAGACTTCCCCATCGTGCTCTGTGAGGTGTGA
- the LOC117809096 gene encoding ras association domain-containing protein 1-like isoform X1, translating into MSLEELIELRDLRLDRERIVLTGSRSPCSPPRLERTNALRISPGKVPDLLSRVGIIRVLSSSQDPQIPEEKGEGHNFQPCSHAQPTWCDLCGDFIWGLYKQSLRCVNCRFTCHYRCRPLIRLDCSWDRGSLSDHTCVVEHTIETDTNVDEQVEWGKQELTTADIQQKVKEYNAQINSNLFMNTNKDGSYTGFIKVQFKLARPVSVPPPKKGGQEAGGRRASGVKRRTSFYLPKDASKHLHISSRTSAREVIEALLKKFTVVDNPGKFALFERSERHDQVYVRKLPDDEHPLRLRLSAGPNEKVLSFVLKENETGEVNWHAFSMPELKNFMRILQREEEEHVKQIVQRYAVARAKMKEALAGSTPG; encoded by the exons ATGTCTTTGGAGGAGTTGATTGAGCTCCGTGACCTAAGGCTGGACAGAGAGCGGATAGTGCTGACTGGCTCACGGTCCCCCTGCTCCCCTCCACGTCTGGAGAGAACCAATGCCCTGAGAATCAGCCCGGGGAAGGTCCCAGACCTGCTGAGCCGAGTGGGCATCATCAGGGTCCTGAGCAGCTCCCAAGACCCCCAAATCCCTGAGGAGAAGGGAGAGGGACACAATTTCCAGCCCTGCAGCCACGCTCAACCCACATGGTGCGACCTGTGTGGAGACTTCATCTGGGGCCTGTACAAGCAGAGCCTGCGGTGTGTCA ATTGTAGATTCACATGTCACTACCGGTGCCGTCCACTGATCCGCTTGGACTGTAGCTGGGACCGAGGCTCTCTGTCAGACCACACGTGTGTGGTGGAGCACACAATAGAGACCGACACAAATGTG GATGAGCAAGTTGAATGGGGAAAGCAGGAGTTGACTACAGCAGATATTCAGCAGAAGGTGAAGGAATACAACGCTCAAATCAACAGCAATCTGTTCATGAACACG AACAAGGATGGTTCTTACACCGGTTTCATTAAGGTGCAGTTCAAGCTGGCACGACCTGTGTCCGTCCCTCCTCCAAAGAAAGGAGGTCAAGAGGCTGGAGGGAGGAGGGCCAGCGGAGTGAAGCGCCGCACCTCCTTCTACCTGCCAAAGGATGCATCCAAACACTTGCACATAAGCTCACGCACTTCTGCACGTGAGGTCATCGAggctttgttaaaaaaattcaCTGTGGTGGACAATCCTGGAAAGTTTGCTCTGTTTGAGCGCAGTGAGCGTCATGACCAAG TCTATGTACGCAAACTTCCTGATGATGAGCATCCTCTCCGCCTGCGTCTGTCTGCTGGGCCAAACGAGAAAGTCCTCAGCTTTGTCTTGAAGGAAAATGAAACTGGAGAAGTCAAC tggCATGCCTTCTCCATGCCTGAGCTCAAGAACTTCATGCGCATTCTGCAgcgtgaagaagaagaacatgtgAAGCAGATAGTGCAGCGGTACGCTGTGGCCCGCGCTAAGATGAAGGAGGCCCTGGCTGGTTCGACCCCCGGCTGA
- the LOC117809096 gene encoding ras association domain-containing protein 1-like isoform X2 produces MSKEAASSTEKTPSFEMTWGSSTSSGYCSEEDADSEFEQYFTARTSFFPKSRKANVNVDVKKDEQVEWGKQELTTADIQQKVKEYNAQINSNLFMNTNKDGSYTGFIKVQFKLARPVSVPPPKKGGQEAGGRRASGVKRRTSFYLPKDASKHLHISSRTSAREVIEALLKKFTVVDNPGKFALFERSERHDQVYVRKLPDDEHPLRLRLSAGPNEKVLSFVLKENETGEVNWHAFSMPELKNFMRILQREEEEHVKQIVQRYAVARAKMKEALAGSTPG; encoded by the exons ATGTCTAAAGAAGCGGCTAGCAGCACGGAGAAAACCCCGTCTTTCGAGATGACCTGGGGCAGCTCCACCAGCAGCGGCTACTGCAGTGAGGAAGACGCCGACTCCGAGTTTGAGCAGTACTTCACCGCCCGGACATCTTTCTTCCCCAAAAGCCGGAAAGCTAACGTTAATGTCGACGTTAAGAag GATGAGCAAGTTGAATGGGGAAAGCAGGAGTTGACTACAGCAGATATTCAGCAGAAGGTGAAGGAATACAACGCTCAAATCAACAGCAATCTGTTCATGAACACG AACAAGGATGGTTCTTACACCGGTTTCATTAAGGTGCAGTTCAAGCTGGCACGACCTGTGTCCGTCCCTCCTCCAAAGAAAGGAGGTCAAGAGGCTGGAGGGAGGAGGGCCAGCGGAGTGAAGCGCCGCACCTCCTTCTACCTGCCAAAGGATGCATCCAAACACTTGCACATAAGCTCACGCACTTCTGCACGTGAGGTCATCGAggctttgttaaaaaaattcaCTGTGGTGGACAATCCTGGAAAGTTTGCTCTGTTTGAGCGCAGTGAGCGTCATGACCAAG TCTATGTACGCAAACTTCCTGATGATGAGCATCCTCTCCGCCTGCGTCTGTCTGCTGGGCCAAACGAGAAAGTCCTCAGCTTTGTCTTGAAGGAAAATGAAACTGGAGAAGTCAAC tggCATGCCTTCTCCATGCCTGAGCTCAAGAACTTCATGCGCATTCTGCAgcgtgaagaagaagaacatgtgAAGCAGATAGTGCAGCGGTACGCTGTGGCCCGCGCTAAGATGAAGGAGGCCCTGGCTGGTTCGACCCCCGGCTGA
- the zmynd10 gene encoding zinc finger MYND domain-containing protein 10, which produces MEASVIFPAEAEGFVQSLETFSLKEVGSTRWFKQHEYIEKLNMQAILHASAMHNEFVKEFLVSHGKIPVLVHEMILVEVWKHKVFPILCQLKDFNPKNTFHLYMVLHHEATIINLLETIMFHKDSCEAADDSVLDLVDYCHRKLTLLACKATQEGKTSHGKHKLSGTAVMSSIEELQSQSAALEFEISLKAMSVLRYITDHTDSISVINRMLCTHNMPCVLVQLLDCCPWSRCREGVVEKYINGKWQKIPPEDLLKMTKLDGQVWISLYNLLLKEDCQRKYDFNSFNKNQLLKLRGFLTEVLIDQLPNLVELQRYLAHLAVTDPHPPKKELVLEQIPEMWNSIVRENSGKCKAIAKYQVKETFSPSESDLRLQAQRLAQTYNLDVMESLLPEKPKCGSCGTEATKRCSKCQEEWYCRRECQVKHWPKHKKACQLMVEATEKIQRDLKINS; this is translated from the exons atggagGCGTCGGTCATCTTCCCTGCCGAAGCAGAGGGGTTCGTTCAAAGTCTGGAGACTTTCTCTCTGAAAGAAGTTGGCTCTACGAG GTGGTTCAAACAACACGAGTACATCGAAAAACTTAACATGCAGGCAATACTGCATGCTTCTGCCATGCACAACGAGTTTGTCAAGGAGTTCCTGGTGTCACATGGAAAG ATACCTGTTCTGGTCCATGAAATGATCCTTGTTGAAGTGTGGAAGCACAAAGTTTTTCCTATCTTATGTCAGCTGAAGGACTTTAATCCGAAGAACACATTTCATCTTTACATGGTG CTCCACCATGAGGCTACGATCATAAACCTGCTTGAAACGATAATGTTTCATAAG GATTCTTGTGAGGCTGCTGATGACTCTGTTCTTGACTTGGTGGATTACTGCCATCGCAAACTCACCTTGCTCGCATGCAAAGCGACTCAGGAGGGCAAAACATCTCATGGCAAACACAAGCTATCAGGGACAGCAGTTATGTCTTCAATAGAG GAGTTACAGTCCCAGAGTGCTGCTCTGGAGTTTGAAATCTCCCTGAAGGCCATGTCTGTGCTGCGCTACATCACTGATCACACTGACAG catCAGTGTCATTAATCGCATGTTGTGCACTCATAACATGCCGTGTGTATTAGTTCAGCTGCTTGACTGCTGTCCCTGGAGTCGCTGCAGAGAAG GCGTGGTGGAAAAGTACATAAATGGAAAATGGCAGAAGATTCCTCCTGAGGACCTTTTGAAGATGACTAAACTTGATGGTCAGGTTTGGATTTCACTTTAcaatctgctgctgaaggaaGACTGCCAAAGGAAGTATGACTTTAACAGCTTTAACAAGAACCAGCTTCTAAAG CTAAGAGGTTTCCTGACAGAGGTGTTGATCGATCAGCTGCCAAACCTGGTGGAGCTGCAGCGTTACCTGGCTCATCTTGCTGTTACAGACCCCCACCCACCAAAAAAGGAGCTTGTTTTAGAACAG ATCCCAGAGATGTGGAACAGCATTGTACGAGAGAATTCTGGGAAGTGTAAGGCCATAGCAAAATATCAGGTCAAAGAGACGTTCAGCCCATCTGAAAGTGACCTGAGGTTACAGGCACAGAG GTTGGCCCAGACGTACAACTTGGATGTGATGGAGAGTTTACTCCCTGAGAAGCCAAAGTGTGGTTCCTGTGGGACAGAAGCTACAAAGAGATGCTCTAAATGTCAGGAAGAGTGGTACTGCCGCAG AGAATGTCAGGTGAAGCACTGGCCCAAACACAAGAAAGCATGCCAGCTTATGGTTGAGGCCACAGAGAAGATCCAGAGAGACCTAAAAATCAACAGCTAA
- the nprl2 gene encoding GATOR complex protein NPRL2, with product MGMSNRIECIFFSEFHPTLGPKITYQVPEEYISRELFDTVQVYIITKPELQNKLITVTAMGKKLIGCPVCIEHKKYSRNALLFNLGLVCDAQTNTCALEPIVKKLSGYLTTLELESGFISNEESKQKLMPIMSTLLEDLNATGACTLPIDESNTIHLKLIQLRKDPPIVQEYDVPVFTQCKEHFTKSQWDLTTQQILPYIDGFRHIQKISAEADVELNLVRIAVQNLLYYEIVTLVSIYQYSNVYCTTPKVQNLIDDKSIQEECLSYVTKQGQKRASLRDVFQLYCGLSPGTTVRDLCARYSQQLQRVDERRLIQFGLMKSLIRRLQKYPVKVIRDERSRPPRLYTGCHSYDEICCKTGMSYAELDERLENDPNIVVCWK from the exons ATGGGCATGTCAAACCGTATAGAGTGTATCTTTTTCAGTGAGTTTCACCCCACCCTGGGTCCAAAAATAACATATCAG GTCCCAGAAGAATACATTTCACGGGAGCTCTTTGACACAGTTCAAGTTTATATCATCACCAAGCCAGAGCTGCAAAACAAGCTAATAACAGT CACTGCCATGGGGAAGAAGTTGATTGGGTGTCCTGTGTGTATCGAACATAAGAAGTACAGCAGAAATGCCCTCCTGTTTAACCTTGGCCTGGTGTGTGATGCCCAGACCAACACGTGTGCTCTTGAGCCGATTGTGAAGAAGCTGTCTGGATACCTCACCACTCTGGAG CTGGAGAGCGGCTTCATATCCAATGAGGAGAGCAAGCAAAAACTGATGCCTATTATGTCTACCTTGTTAGAAGATCTTAATGCCACAGGAGCCTGCACCCTGCCTATAg ATGAATCAAATACCATCCACTTAAAGCTGATCCAGCTCAGAAAGGACCCCCCGATAGTACAGGAGTATGACGTACCTGTCTTCACACAGTGCAAAGAACATTTCACCAAGTCTCAGTGGGATCTTACAACTCAGCAG ATCCTGCCCTATATCGATGGATTCAGACACATTCAAAAGATCTCTGCTGAAGCAGATGTTGAGCTCAATCTTGTTCGCATTGCAGTGCAGAATCTACT GTACTACGAGATTGTGACTTTGGTGTCGATATACCAG TATTCAAATGTATACTGCACTACCCCCAAAGTCCAGAACCTCATAGACGACAAGTCTATCCAGGAAGAGTGCCTCAGTTATGTCACTAAGCAGG GTCAGAAGCGTGCCAGTCTTAGGGATGTGTTCCAGCTGTACTGCGGTCTGAGTCCAGGAACCACAGTCCGAGACCTTTGTGCCCGCTACTCTCAGCAACTACAGAGGGTTGATGAGAG GAGGCTGATCCAATTTGGACTGATGAAGAGTCTGATTCGACGGCTGCAGAAATATCCTGTGAAAGTGATCCGAGATGAGCGTAGTAGGCCGCCCAGACTGTACACCGGCTGTCACAGTTATGACGAGATCTGCTGTAAAACAG GGATGAGTTACGCGGAGCTGGATGAACGTTTGGAAAATGATCCTAACATAGTGGTGTGCTGGAAGTGA
- the hemk1 gene encoding LOW QUALITY PROTEIN: MTRF1L release factor glutamine methyltransferase (The sequence of the model RefSeq protein was modified relative to this genomic sequence to represent the inferred CDS: inserted 2 bases in 2 codons; deleted 1 base in 1 codon), translated as MWTRSLSAGYRCFGCNGFGIKGILGSHAVRRCSTPALPTGRITALQAADLWRKHFEEMGVTEPDHSSNYIIAYLLGAKTIESLERGKLTEFLSQEKXGQMWKLCTRRLSSMPVQYVIEEWDFRDLTLKMRPPVFIPRPETEELVELVLTDLKKKSGRGVGDDAALTCLEVGCGSGAISLSLLKSLPQLKAIALDQSQEAVDLTRQNAISLGLQDRLEXHHIDVLKDAEAVLSLCNPVSALVSNPPYLFSEDMMTLHPEIYRFEDHAALDGGEDGLKVIKQILTLAPHILSNHGRVYLEVDPRHPLLIQQWLKANVEEMHYVETQQDISGRPRFCILQKDKSNKDHKLDLD; from the exons ATGTGGACGAGATCACTGAGTGCAGGATACAGATGCTTTGGATGCAACGGTTTTGGAATAAAG GGAATTTTGGGCTCCCATGCAGTGCGAAGATGCAGCACTCCAGCCTTACCTACAGGCAGGATTACTGCACTCCAGGCAGCAGACTTATGGAGGAAGCACTTTGAAGAAATGGGTGTGACAGAGCCTGACCACTCAAGCAATTACATCATTGCTTATCTGCTTGGGGCTAAAACT ATTGAAAGTCTAGAGCGGGGGAAGTTAACAGAGTTTCTCAGCCAAGAAA TGGGGCAGATGTGGAAGCTCTGCACCAGACGCCTGTCTAG TATGCCTGTGCAGTATGTCATTGAGGAGTGGGACTTTAGAGATCTGACACTGAAGATGAGACCTCCCGTCTTCATACCAAGACCTGAAACTGAG gagctggttgaacttgtgCTCACTGACTTGAAGAAGAAGTCTGGGAGAGGAGTGGGTGATGATGCAGCACTAACATGTTTGGAGGTGGGATGCGGCTCTGGTGCCATTTCTCTTAGTCTGCTGAAGAGTCTGCC CCAGCTCAAAGCCATTGCTTTGGATCAAAGCCAGGAGGCCGTTGATTTAACAAGACAGAATGCGATTAG CTTGGGGCTTCAGGACAGATTAG GTCATCATATAGATGTACTGAAAG atgCTGAAGCTGTGCTGAGCCTCTGT AACCCTGTGTCAGCTTTAGTCAGTAACCCTCCATACCTGTTCTCAGAAGATATGATGACACTGCATCCCGAAATATACAG GTTTGAAGACCACGCTGCTTTGGATGGAGGTGAAGATGGCCTAAAAGTGATCAAACAGATTTTGACCCTTGCTCCACATATTCTATCAAATCATGG GCGTGTTTACTTGGAGGTAGATCCCAGACACCCCCTGCTTATTCAGCAGTGGTTGAAGGCGAATGTGGAAGAGATGCATTATGTGGAGACGCAGCAGGACATCAGTGGCAG gcCACGATTCTGCATCCTTCAGAAAGACAAGTCAAACAAGGACCACAAGCTTGATCTGGATTGA
- the cish gene encoding LOW QUALITY PROTEIN: cytokine-inducible SH2-containing protein (The sequence of the model RefSeq protein was modified relative to this genomic sequence to represent the inferred CDS: inserted 1 base in 1 codon), whose protein sequence is MILCVPGPRAPLPAAPSTEAPRGMRAGTVPSPPCLQSTPPLWDPTKDLRAIASNFCYLENSGWYWGAVTASQAHAALQEASEGAFXVRDSSHPLYMLTLSVRTARGPTSIRIQYSGAQFLLDSSSPARPSLSSFPNVPRLVQHYMGPQRKVEEGKVEEQAPFKSSQQTIQDTSVVLKLKRAVYKPQSLPSLQHLTRLVINRHTDCHEQLPLPRPLLRYIQDYPFKV, encoded by the exons ATGATCCTGTGTGTACCAGG gCCCAGAGCTCCTCTGCCCGCTGCACCGTCCACTGAAGCCCCGCGGGGCATGCGGGCAGGAACGGTACCTTCCCCCCCTTGCCTTCAAAGCACTCCTCCACTCTGGGATCCCACAAAGGACCTCAGGGCAATCGCAAGCAACTTCTGCTATCTGGAAAATTCAG gatggTACTGGGGAGCTGTTACTGCATCTCAGGCCCACGCTGCTCTTCAAGAGGCTTCCGAGGGAGCCT TGGTACGGGACAGCAGCCATCCTCTGTACATGCTCACCCTCTCAGTCAGGACTGCACGAGGCCCCACGAGTATACGGATCCAGTACAGTGGTGCCCAGTTCCTTCTGGACTCCAGCTCCCCGGCCCGCCCCAGCCTGTCGTCATTCCCCAACGTGCCCAGGCTGGTGCAGCACTACATGGGACCACAGAGGAAAGTAGAGGAGGGCAAGGTAGAGGAGCAGGCTCCTTTTAAATCCTCCCAACAGACAATTCAGGATACATCGGTGGTGTTGAAACTAAAGCGGGCTGTTTACAAGCCCCAGAGTCTCCCATCATTACAGCACCTCACCCGCCTTGTCATCAACAGACACACTGACTGCCACGAACAGCTACCACTCCCCAGGCCTCTGCTGCGTTACATACAGGACTATCCCTTCAAAGTATGA